A genome region from Anopheles stephensi strain Indian chromosome 2, UCI_ANSTEP_V1.0, whole genome shotgun sequence includes the following:
- the LOC118502961 gene encoding aspartate aminotransferase, cytoplasmic: MSIFASVELGPPVEVFALNKACNEDPNPNKVNLGVGAYRTNEGKPWILPVVKKAEAAIVADGSLNHEYLPVLGMDSITNAASTLLLGDDSDALKSKRAFGVQCLSGTGALRLGAEFLARILKRTTFYYSDPTWENHHKVFLYAGFTEPKTYRYWHQETRAFDFAGMMEDLDNAPEGAVVILHACAHNPTGIDPTQDQWKKIADMCEKRKLFPFFDSAYQGFASGDPNKDAFAVRYFVSRGFELFCAQSFAKNFGLYNERIGNLTVVQKEPTTSAAVASQITLLVRGMYSNPPAFGSRIVSRVLNDNELRNEWMECIKTMSSRIITMRKALYDELVALKTPGTWEHITNQIGMFSYTGLNEAQVQILIKEFSIYLLKTGRISMCGLNESNVAYVARAIHAAVTRGE, from the exons atgaGCATTTTCGCTTCGGTCGAATTGGGTCCCCCGGTGGAAGTGTTTGCCCTCAATAAGGCGTGCAACGAAGATCCCAACCCGAACAAGGTTAATCTTGGCGTTGGAG CCTATCGAACGAACGAGGGCAAACCCTGGATTCTGCCGGTGGTGAAGAAGGCCGAGGCCGCTATCGTCGCCGATGGATCGCTGAACCACGAATATCTGCCCGTGCTCGGTATGGACAGCATAACCAATGCGGCCAgcacgctgctgctgggcgACGATAGCGATGCGCTCAAGAGCAAGCGCGCCTTCGGTGTCCAGTGTCTGTCCGGCACGGGGGCGCTGCGGCTTGGGGCCGAATTTCTGGCCCGCATCCTGAAACGCACCACCTTCTACTATTCCGACCCGACGTGGGAAAACCACCACAAGGTGTTCCTGTACGCGGGCTTTACGGAGCCAAAAACCTACCGGTACTGGCACCAGGAAACGCGTGCCTTTGACTTTGCCGGCATGATGGAGGACCTGGACAATGCACCGGAAGGGGCGGTCGTTATACTGCACGCCTGTGCCCACAATCCGACCGGCATCGATCCGACCCAGGACCAGTGGAAGAAGATTGCGGACATGTGCGAGAAGCGCAAGCTGTTCCCGTTCTTTGACTCCGCCTACCAGGGCTTTGCGAGCGGTGACCCGAACAAGGACGCGTTCGCGGTGCGCTATTTCGTGAGCCGCGGCTTTGAGCTGTTCTGCGCGCAAAGCTTTGCCAAGAACTTTGGTCTTTACA aCGAGCGTATCGGCAATTTAACGGTTGTTCAGAAGGAGCCCACCACCAGTGCGGCTGTCGCGTCACAGATTACGCTGCTCGTCCGTGGCATGTACTCGAATCCACCGGCCTTCGGTAGCCGTATCGTGAGCCGCGTGCTGAACGATAACGAGCTGCGCAACGAGTGGATGGAGTGCATCAAGACGATGAGCTCGCGCATCATCACCATGCGTAAGGCACTGTACGACGAGCTCGTGGCGCTGAAGACTCCGGGCACCTGGGAGCACATTACCAACCAGATTGGCATGTTCTCGTACACCGGGCTGAACG AGGCACAGGTGCAGATACTGATCAAGGAGTTTAGCATCTACCTGCTGAAAACTGGCCGCATCAGCATGTGCGGGCTGAACGAAAGCAATGTAGCGTACGTTGCGCGGGCCATCCATGCGGCGGTCACCCGCGGAGAATAG
- the LOC118502955 gene encoding uncharacterized protein LOC118502955, which produces MEMDPLQTPIQTELPFCRLCFSQACDLYELFPGAGNDNESLLLKILELVNVAISFDEDLNSYICGKCVTMVEDFFEYKEKVKENDLLLREKRKSVDHATAIYNVVSMQPDATNSSASNGATGAGSGSELGAGGIDEPHVGLDQRISIDGGPPLNGNIIEFKKQLFTASPAQIGIWLCVASGSDIQCPAAIEVDDNIQVVAEIGQHNHGLPVSVPENPPETTPTKQQQQQQQQPQQQPQQHQQPQQPPHHHPHHPQTTQEHHVHEEDTIVVTTDGTPAILSTTTGTPVVSNSASRAAGGGGAGNKASTTSTSSAKKKKPRDQPSKRKVSNDILVGDGWLTDVTTYKRNHYQLVTKDGYQTFLIYNGYRFRTQQKIRNGIAAWKCAWNGRKGCQAILHITEDYQKVREVGSPHNHEPSLRDRIISNKPTNGNTSDQSLIMQSDGEELSEMHKITATASVGSTSSGATGTLAGETITLGGGATVVAITTTGANAAAVNSSTSTTTAAAAAASLDLTSEMDFVQQSSNSGSELITTTTTTSTSGASSASSADQPGTTTGHHQQQHQHHHHHHHPHHEVVGVVDEVVGKDDTTMSMDIEEIIRPHVVLHPASE; this is translated from the exons ATGGAGATGGATCCGTTGCAGACACCGATCCAAACGGAGCTTCCATTCTGTCGGTTGTGTTTCTCACAAGCCTGTGATTTATACGAACTATTCCCAGGCGCAGGCAACGACAATGAATCTCTGCTACTGAAAATACTCGAGCTGGTAAACGTCGCT ATAAGCTTCGATGAGGACCTGAACTCGTACATCTGCGGCAAATGCGTCACAATGGTCGAGGACTTTTTCGAGTACAAGGAGAAGGTGAAGGAGAACGATCTGCTGCTGCGAGAGAAGCGCAAATCGGTTGATCATGCGACTGCCATCTACAACGTCGTTAGCATGCAGCCGGACGCGACTAACAGTAGCGCGTCGAACGGTGCGACAGGCGCGGGCAGCGGTTCCGAGCTCGGTGCAGGTGGAATCGATGAACCACACGTCGGGCTCGATCAGCGTATCTCGATCGACGGTGGTCCTCCGCTGAACGGTAACATTATCGAGTTCAAGAAGCAGCTGTTTACCGCCTCACCGGCCCAGATCGGTATTTGGCTTTGTGTGGCATCCGGCAGCGACATCCAGTGTCCCGCCGCGATCGAGGTGGACGACAACATACAGGTGGTGGCAGAAATCGGCCAGCACAACCACGGCCTACCCGTATCGGTGCCGGAAAATCCACCCGAAACGACACCgaccaagcagcagcagcagcagcagcagcagccgcaacagcaaccccagcagcaccaacagccaCAGCAGCCGCCCCaccatcatccccatcatccGCAAACGACGCAGGAACATCACGTGCACGAGGAAGACACGATCGTGGTGACGACCGACGGTACGCCGGCAATTCTTTCGACCACCACCGGCACACCGGTCGTGTCGAACAGTGCGTCCCGTGCtgccggcggtggtggcgcaGGCAACAAAGCATCCACCACCTCGACATCGtcggcgaagaagaaaaaaccgcGCGATCAACCCTCGAAGCGCAAGGTCTCGAACGACATACTGGTCGGCGACGGGTGGCTGACCGACGTCACGACGTACAAGCGCAACCACTACCAGCTGGTCACGAAAGACGGCTACCAAACGTTTCTCATCTACAACGGCTACCGGTTCCGGACGCAGCAAAAGATTCGCAACGGCATTGCGGCGTGGAAGTGTGCGTGGAACGGGCGGAAAGGTTGCCAGGCCATACTGCACATCACGGAGGACTATCAGAAGGTGCGCGAGGTCGGTTCACCCCACAACCACGAGCCGTCGCTGCGCGACCGGATCATCTCGAACAAACCGACCAACGGCAACACGTCCGACCAGAGCCTCATCATGCAGTCGGACGGCGAGGAACTGAGTGAGATGCACAAAATCACCGCTACGGCAAGCGTCGGATCGACGAGCAGCGGAGCAACCGGGACGCTGGCCGGGGAAACGATAACGCTTGGCGGTGGTGCAACCGTGGTGGCCATCACCACGACCGGGGCGAACGCTGCTGCCGTCAACAGTAGCACCTCCACGACgacggccgccgccgccgccgcttcGTTAGACCTTACCTCCGAGATGGATTTCGTGCAGCAGAGCAGCAACAGTGGCAGCGAGTTGatcaccaccacgaccactACCAGCACTTCCGGTGCATCGTCCGCCTCGTCGGCCGATCAGCCCGGTACGACAACGgggcaccatcagcagcaacaccagcatcatcatcaccatcaccatccgcACCACGAGGTGGTGGGCGTTGTGGACGAAGTGGTGGGCAAAGACGATACGACCATGTCGATGGATATCGAGGAAATCATACGCCCGCACGTGGTACTGCATCCCGCCAGCGAATAA
- the LOC118502957 gene encoding protein C12orf4 homolog: MELEPSKIVDFHYEYTDVDDKPAKLVYAIEIPYKGSVAELSHQIVAVRMDPVMQFLKSDRNLLHTLQAFVERENQSFHDERDELLLEKFRNGTPNVDSLALDMEKLYREEILEFADRVGPTDEEIFAQSYHQLVHSSLLPEILTKEREYARTIASLATQMTQQITTMNTLHQEEIESKIKLLDISITPENINHMLAKQYGMQNMIRKQCESELESTRGHQKHEYRNWVTQHVDESFLAQSESPTQIGNRWSMISTQAPSMEESFTIHLGSQLKHMHNIRILSTRVSDLCSPLYGDSSFGGPNVALGLYSSSLCGIVVLTPSGTITPDREIRRNANMSTEFHFDQIDRQIEKIQEDLRNLQHGSAVEAGGAQSLAAAAGRRPDRTVVTVKPGDAFITRHSNLSHSHVIFHLISDETFQSPSEINSRHPVILGLRNILKIASRHDITTLTIPALLRHEMSEDMTVSWCIRRAELVFKCAKGFMIESASWGGAELNTLQLLLPHDISEELFRTLADMVPHVFRVANPKILQ; the protein is encoded by the exons ATGGAGCTGGAACCGAGTAAAATCGTCGACTTTCACTATGAGTACACGGACGTGGACGATAAGCCGGCCAAACTGGTGTACGCGATCGAAATCCCCTATAAAGGCAGTGTGGCCGAGCTGAGCCACCAGATAGTGGCCGTCCGGATGGATCCGGTGATGCAGTTTCTCAAGTCGGATCGCAACCTGCTGCACACCCTGCAAGCGTTCGTCGAGCGTGAAAACCAATCGTTCCACGACGAACGTGACGAGCTGCTGTTGGAAAAATTCCGCAACGGAACGCCGAACGTGGACAGCCTTGCGCTAGACATGGAGAAACTCTACCGGGAGGAGATACTCGAGTTTGCGGATCGCGTAGGTCCGACGGACGAGGAAATATTTGCCCAGAGCTACCATCAGCTGGTACATTCGTCGCTGCTGCCGGAAATATTGACCAAAGAGCGTGAGTACGCTCGCACAATTGCGAGCCTGGCCACGCAAATGACACAGCAAATCACCACGATGAACACGCTGCACCAGGAGGAGATCGAGTCGAAGATCAAGCTGCTCGACATATCGATTACGCCGgaaaacattaatcatatgCTGGCGAAGCAGTACGGCATGCAGAACATGATCCGCAAGCAGTGTGAGTCGGAGCTGGAATCAACGCGCGGTCACCAGAAGCACGAGTACCGGAACTGGGTAACGCAGCACGTGGATGAGAGTTTTCTCGCGCAGTCCGAAAGCCCGACACAGATCGGGAACCGGTGGTCGATGATTTCCACCCAGGCACCATCGATGGAGGAAAGCTTCACCATCCATCTAGGGTCACAGCTAAAGCATATGCATAATATACGCATTCTCAGCACACGGGTATCGGATCTGTGCAGTCCACTGTACGGCGATTCATCGTTCGGTGGACCGAACGTAGCGCTCGGGCTGTATTCGAGCTCGCTGTGCGGTATCGTAGTGCTGACACCATCCGGCACGATTACGCCGGATCGGGAGATACGGCGCAACGCAAACATGTCGACGGAATTTCACTTCGATCAGATCGATCGACAGATCGAAAAGATACAGGAAGATCTGCGGAACCTGCAGCACGGCTCGGCAGTTGAGGCGGGTGGAGCTCAAAGTCTAGCGGCGGCCGCTGGACGAAGGCCGGACCGTACCGTGGTAACGGTGAAACCGGGCGATGCGTTTATTACCCGTCACTCGAACCTGTCCCACTCGCACGTAATCTTTCATCTGATATCGGACGAAACGTTCCAAAGCCCGAGTGAAATCAATTCCCGCCATCCTGTGATACTGGGTTTGCGCAACATACTGAAAATCGCAAGCAGACATGACATTACCACGCTCACCATTCCGGCTTTGCTTCGGCACGAAATGTCTGAG gACATGACCGTCAGCTGGTGCATAAGGCGAGCGGAGCTGGTGTTCAAGTGCGCCAAAGGGTTCATGATCGAATCGGCCAGCTGGGGTGGTGCTGAACTGAACACACTGCAGCTTCTGCTGCCGCACGACATTTCCGAGGAGCTGTTTCGCACGCTCGCCGACATGGTACCGCACGTGTTCCGAGTGGCAAATCCAAAAATTCTTCAATGA